One stretch of Cydia pomonella isolate Wapato2018A chromosome 24, ilCydPomo1, whole genome shotgun sequence DNA includes these proteins:
- the LOC133531108 gene encoding 60S ribosome subunit biogenesis protein NIP7 homolog has product MKVLSEERMRILFEKLTKYIGVNVKLLIDRPDGTYCFREKKDRVYYISEKLLQLAQTVKPDNLISAGTCFGKFTKTNKFRLHITALTYIAPYAPFKIWVKPSAEQQFLYGHHVIKSGLGRITENTPKHQGVVVYSMSDMPLGFGVAARTTAECRNADPLATIAFHQADIGEYIRSEDTLT; this is encoded by the exons atgaaGGTTCTATCTGAGGAGAGAATGCGGATTTTATTCGAAAAGCTTACAAAATA TATTGGCGTGAATGTAAAGTTGCTCATAGACAGGCCAGACGGCACATACTGTTTTAGAGAGAAGAAAGACcgagtatattatatatcaGAGAAGTTACTTCAGCTAGCTCAAACTGTGAAACCAGATAACCTCATATCCGCTGGGACGTGCTTCGGAAAGTTCACAAAGACAAATAAATTTAGACTGCACATCACGGCATTGACATATATTGCTCCATATGCTCCGTTCAAGATTTGGGTTAAGCCATCTGCGGAGCAACAGTTTTTGTATGGGcatcatgttattaaaagtg GTCTTGGCCGCATAACAGAAAACACTCCAAAGCACCAAGGTGTAGTAGTATATTCCATGTCGGACATGCCTCTAGGGTTCGGAGTGGCTGCTCGGACTACTGCTGAGTGCAGAAACGCTGATCCTTTAGCCACCATTGCATTCCACCAGGCTGATATCGGAGAATACATTCGCTCGGAGGATACTTTGACATAG